From Thermogemmatispora onikobensis, one genomic window encodes:
- a CDS encoding glycoside hydrolase family 43 protein: MQVQNPIIPGFHPDPSICRVGDDYYLVTSSFEYVPGVPVFHSRDLVHWQCIGYCLTRPEQLPLPRSEPSLGIFAPTIRFHQGIFYLVTTNMDLYEERSGRCSFYVTARDPRGPWSDPIWLEQGGIDPSLFFDDDGRVYLTSTAESEEQAIQQSELDPATGKLLTEPRLLWRGTGGAYPEGPHLYKIAGRYYLMIAEGGTSYGHMETLARGPTPWGPWEACPHNPILSHRSLLSPIQATGHADLVQAQDGSWWLVCLGVRPQPFTGLHHLGRETFLAPVVWDSDGWPHVGEKGQIRLTLDGPQLPAAPWPASPTRDDFDQPSPGLEWNFLRWPPPGSWSLTARPGFLRLLGNAATLDRGFGVAFMGRRQEHGQCTASTRLEFAPQREGHEAGLTVWMNREHHYEIAVVCQNGERWVIVRQRLGGLTAIVAREQVEAGSIFLSVEAIQPTQPAFRASSHYRFSYSLGEGAARELARGESRYLASEVAGGFTGVYFALYATTNGGTDTAVADFDWFDYLPSPDVAS; this comes from the coding sequence ATGCAGGTGCAAAATCCGATCATTCCCGGTTTCCACCCCGATCCCAGCATCTGCCGCGTCGGTGACGACTACTACCTGGTGACCAGCTCCTTCGAATATGTTCCTGGCGTACCGGTTTTTCACAGCCGCGACCTGGTCCACTGGCAGTGCATTGGCTACTGCCTTACCCGCCCTGAGCAGCTTCCCCTGCCGCGGAGCGAGCCGTCGCTAGGGATCTTTGCCCCTACCATCCGCTTCCACCAGGGCATCTTCTACCTGGTCACCACGAACATGGACCTGTATGAAGAGAGAAGCGGGCGTTGCAGCTTCTATGTCACTGCCCGCGACCCGCGCGGTCCCTGGTCCGATCCAATCTGGCTTGAGCAAGGGGGGATCGACCCATCGCTCTTCTTTGACGACGATGGCCGTGTCTATCTGACAAGCACCGCTGAGAGTGAGGAGCAGGCGATTCAGCAGAGCGAGCTCGATCCGGCGACAGGCAAGCTCTTGACGGAGCCGCGTCTCCTCTGGCGGGGCACTGGGGGCGCCTATCCTGAAGGGCCGCATCTGTACAAGATCGCAGGTCGCTATTACCTGATGATTGCCGAAGGAGGCACCTCCTACGGTCACATGGAGACGCTGGCCCGTGGCCCAACCCCGTGGGGACCGTGGGAAGCCTGTCCCCACAATCCCATCTTGAGTCATCGCAGCCTGCTCAGCCCGATTCAGGCGACCGGCCATGCCGACCTGGTGCAGGCCCAAGATGGCAGTTGGTGGCTCGTCTGTCTTGGAGTGAGGCCGCAGCCCTTCACCGGACTCCATCATCTGGGGCGAGAAACCTTCCTCGCCCCAGTGGTCTGGGACAGCGACGGCTGGCCCCACGTCGGTGAGAAGGGGCAGATCAGGCTCACCCTCGACGGGCCACAGCTGCCCGCGGCGCCCTGGCCTGCTTCCCCCACACGCGATGACTTTGACCAGCCCTCGCCCGGCCTTGAGTGGAACTTCCTGCGCTGGCCTCCGCCCGGCAGTTGGTCGCTGACCGCTCGTCCTGGCTTCTTGCGCCTGCTCGGAAATGCTGCCACGTTGGATCGAGGCTTTGGGGTGGCCTTCATGGGGAGGCGGCAAGAGCACGGGCAGTGCACCGCCTCCACCCGGCTCGAATTTGCCCCCCAGCGAGAGGGACATGAGGCCGGCTTGACTGTCTGGATGAACCGCGAGCACCACTATGAGATCGCCGTCGTCTGCCAGAACGGGGAGCGCTGGGTCATCGTCCGCCAGCGCCTTGGGGGCCTGACGGCTATCGTCGCCCGCGAGCAGGTGGAAGCCGGATCGATCTTCTTGAGCGTTGAGGCCATTCAGCCGACACAGCCGGCGTTTCGCGCTTCCTCCCACTATCGTTTCTCATACTCCCTGGGCGAGGGAGCAGCACGCGAGCTGGCCCGGGGCGAGAGCCGCTATCTGGCTTCAGAGGTCGCCGGCGGCTTCACTGGTGTCTACTTCGCCCTCTATGCGACGACCAACGGAGGGACGGATACCGCCGTCGCCGACTTCGACTGGTTCGACTACCTGCCCTCTCCAGACGTTGCCTCCTGA
- a CDS encoding methyl-accepting chemotaxis protein: MMVPMRWISQAPIVRRLFLAAMLVAVIPGIILWLLGRAYIDALNGRSEAVQVSTDAVHVATTQLATLQHMHADLIALQAQTFVSTTIAGAPNTDLSALRQRLTTEIKTLESTFAQGLTSYQQHYLLATSPQMTPIRALLESESSTRGLASDQQQTLQRILSGEWEHYLQAQDRELAALQSSSKTSQTTQLLQQANSTYTPLENDWKHLVDLTETVGDKVVEVTGPQATQTAIEIVLAAILIIAVVLLVGTFVYWTIARPLGQLARLTRRIARGDTSVRASVSGRDEIALVARSLNSMLDHMVRLIQEIQAQRNALQKQIEALVGDVSGVSQGNLSGRARMTGGTLQIIANAFNYMLAELSSLVMRVKGAAREVAISTTVVVDALARLVETGDQQLQQIARASREIEHMASSSRHIADRAHMLQTSTHESLQHVRQGRQAVQQVLEGLKRIYENVQATATKVEKLDEHSRAINSTVEVISAIVEQTNRLAQDAAALVAYEGESVRGFGAVAADIQRLAERANSQARSIVHIVEGVRQDISTVTSSMRTTEQESAFGAERAQEAGSALETISAAVELQAREIERITDMAARQLQAFTSIVQIMQRLSQATRQMNVNTRQASQHVEALAQRVEYLRRSVEVFRLREGSTA, from the coding sequence ATGATGGTTCCGATGAGATGGATCTCGCAGGCGCCCATTGTGCGGCGCCTCTTCCTGGCAGCCATGTTGGTGGCGGTCATCCCGGGCATCATCCTCTGGCTGCTCGGACGTGCCTATATCGATGCGCTCAATGGCCGCAGCGAGGCGGTCCAGGTCAGCACTGACGCCGTCCATGTTGCCACCACGCAGCTGGCAACTTTACAGCATATGCACGCCGACCTGATCGCATTGCAGGCCCAGACTTTCGTGTCAACGACGATCGCCGGAGCCCCCAATACGGATCTGTCCGCCCTGCGCCAGCGCCTGACTACCGAGATCAAGACCCTGGAGTCGACCTTTGCTCAGGGCCTGACAAGCTACCAGCAGCATTATCTGCTGGCCACTTCGCCGCAGATGACCCCTATCCGCGCCCTGCTCGAGAGCGAGAGCAGTACCCGCGGCCTGGCCAGCGATCAACAGCAGACGCTGCAGCGCATCTTGTCAGGTGAGTGGGAGCACTACCTGCAGGCGCAAGATCGCGAGCTGGCTGCGTTGCAGTCTTCGAGCAAGACCAGTCAGACAACTCAGCTGCTGCAGCAGGCCAATAGCACTTATACCCCTCTGGAAAATGATTGGAAGCATCTTGTCGACCTCACGGAAACCGTAGGTGACAAGGTCGTCGAGGTGACTGGACCCCAGGCTACGCAGACGGCGATTGAGATCGTGCTGGCCGCCATCCTGATTATCGCGGTCGTCTTGCTGGTCGGGACCTTTGTCTACTGGACGATCGCGCGCCCCCTGGGTCAGCTGGCTCGCCTGACCCGCCGTATCGCCCGCGGTGACACCAGTGTTCGAGCCTCGGTTTCGGGCCGTGATGAGATCGCCCTGGTGGCGCGCTCCCTCAATAGTATGCTTGACCATATGGTGCGCCTGATCCAGGAGATTCAAGCTCAGCGCAACGCCCTGCAGAAGCAGATTGAGGCCCTGGTGGGCGATGTCAGCGGGGTCAGCCAGGGCAACTTGAGCGGTCGCGCTCGAATGACCGGCGGGACGCTGCAGATTATTGCCAATGCCTTTAATTATATGCTGGCCGAGTTGAGCAGCCTGGTCATGCGTGTCAAAGGAGCGGCGCGCGAGGTGGCCATCTCGACGACCGTTGTGGTCGATGCCCTGGCGCGCCTGGTGGAAACAGGTGATCAGCAACTGCAGCAGATCGCCCGCGCGAGCCGCGAGATCGAGCATATGGCCTCCTCCAGCCGCCATATCGCTGATCGCGCTCATATGCTTCAAACGAGTACCCATGAGTCGCTCCAGCATGTGCGCCAGGGTCGACAGGCTGTTCAGCAAGTGCTTGAGGGGCTGAAGCGCATCTATGAGAATGTGCAGGCCACTGCCACCAAGGTTGAAAAGCTCGATGAGCATTCGCGTGCCATTAATAGCACCGTCGAGGTGATCTCGGCCATTGTTGAGCAGACGAACCGTCTGGCCCAGGATGCAGCAGCGTTGGTCGCCTACGAAGGGGAGTCCGTGCGTGGCTTCGGGGCCGTCGCGGCAGATATCCAACGCCTGGCCGAGCGCGCCAATAGCCAGGCGCGCTCGATCGTCCACATCGTCGAAGGGGTACGACAGGATATCAGCACCGTGACCAGTTCAATGCGCACGACAGAACAAGAAAGCGCCTTTGGGGCAGAGCGTGCTCAGGAGGCTGGCTCTGCACTGGAGACAATTTCGGCAGCGGTCGAATTGCAGGCACGCGAGATTGAGCGCATTACGGATATGGCGGCCCGGCAACTGCAGGCGTTCACGTCGATTGTGCAGATTATGCAGCGCCTCTCTCAGGCAACGCGCCAGATGAATGTGAATACGCGCCAGGCTTCGCAGCATGTGGAGGCGCTGGCGCAGCGGGTCGAGTACCTGCGCCGCTCGGTTGAGGTCTTCCGTCTGCGCGAGGGCAGCACTGCCTGA